One Leclercia pneumoniae genomic region harbors:
- a CDS encoding diguanylate phosphodiesterase: protein MLTTIIYRSHLRDELPVSTLEDMVVAANKKNIESNVTGILLFNGKLFFQLLEGPDETVRAIYRDICADDRHHNVVELLSDFSRSRRFGKFGMELFDLRKYDRHEVLQTVLDKGTSRYQLIYNDRALQFFRTFVEESERENYFEIPPGDSWQFIVDDNASGIRQLEQSPDETCSFAFQPIIDPLAREVVSFEALIRAPGGEQAQTWFDDRPGDEVYEADLRSKSVAFAMARQLGLGKQSLSVNLLPMTLVMVPNAVDFLLQEIEANGLVAEQIVVEFTENEVISRLEEFTGAVRELKAAGIGVAIDHFGGGFAGLLLLAQFQPDRIKINRDLIRDVHKSGPRQAIVLAIIKCCTTLEILISAVGIEKPEEWMWLESAGVSQFQGHLFARPQLAGIPAIAWPERVDDI, encoded by the coding sequence ATGCTCACTACCATCATTTACCGTAGTCATCTTCGCGATGAACTGCCGGTTAGCACGCTGGAAGACATGGTTGTTGCAGCAAATAAGAAAAACATCGAATCCAATGTAACCGGCATTCTGTTGTTTAACGGTAAGCTCTTTTTCCAACTGCTCGAGGGACCTGATGAGACAGTTCGGGCTATCTATCGCGACATCTGCGCCGATGACCGCCACCACAACGTGGTAGAGCTGCTTAGCGATTTCTCCCGCTCGCGGCGTTTTGGCAAGTTTGGCATGGAGCTGTTTGACCTGCGCAAATATGACCGCCACGAGGTGCTACAAACGGTGCTGGATAAAGGAACCAGCCGTTATCAGCTGATTTATAACGATCGCGCTCTGCAGTTTTTCCGGACGTTTGTCGAAGAGAGTGAAAGAGAGAACTACTTCGAGATCCCACCGGGAGACTCATGGCAATTTATTGTCGATGATAATGCCAGTGGCATCCGTCAGCTTGAGCAGAGCCCTGATGAGACGTGCAGCTTCGCTTTTCAGCCGATTATCGACCCACTGGCCCGGGAAGTGGTCTCTTTTGAGGCCTTGATTCGTGCGCCGGGTGGCGAACAGGCCCAAACCTGGTTCGACGATCGACCAGGAGATGAGGTCTACGAAGCTGACCTGCGGAGCAAAAGCGTAGCCTTTGCTATGGCCCGCCAGCTGGGGCTAGGGAAGCAAAGCTTGTCAGTGAATTTATTACCGATGACGCTGGTCATGGTACCTAACGCGGTAGATTTCTTGCTCCAGGAGATAGAAGCAAACGGGCTGGTGGCAGAGCAGATCGTGGTGGAATTCACTGAGAACGAAGTCATTTCCCGGCTGGAAGAGTTCACCGGTGCCGTGCGCGAACTGAAGGCAGCAGGCATAGGGGTGGCTATTGACCACTTTGGCGGCGGATTCGCCGGATTATTGCTGCTGGCGCAGTTCCAGCCGGACAGAATTAAGATTAACCGTGATCTGATTCGCGATGTACACAAAAGTGGTCCACGGCAGGCTATCGTCCTGGCTATCATCAAATGTTGTACAACGCTGGAAATCTTGATCTCTGCTGTAGGTATTGAGAAGCCAGAAGAGTGGATGTGGCTTGAATCGGCAGGTGTTTCTCAGTTCCAGGGGCATCTTTTCGCCCGTCCTCAACTGGCGGGGATCCCGGCAATCGCGTGGCCTGAGCGGGTCGATGACATTTAA
- a CDS encoding MerR family transcriptional regulator, with protein sequence MAFYSIGDVAERCGINPVTLRAWQRRYGLLKPQRSEGGHRQFDDEDLQRIEEIKRWIERGVPVGKVKALLDQDKAPEPGDWRALQEEMMSTLRQVNPLKVRAKINAFCHLHPIDSLIDHVFEPVRQTLSLDQNTARAMCSLLDGILIEHAVSSLSESRVKAGRDALLIGWGIVDRTSLWLEAWRLSQRGWRIDVFAEPLELPHPEFFPGQQILVWAGRTLTALQSEQLEHWQKQGYAIMAHGLGEAR encoded by the coding sequence ATGGCCTTTTACAGTATTGGCGATGTCGCAGAACGTTGCGGCATAAATCCCGTCACATTACGCGCCTGGCAGCGCCGGTACGGGTTGCTAAAGCCGCAGCGCAGTGAAGGCGGGCATCGACAATTTGACGACGAAGACCTTCAGCGCATTGAGGAGATCAAGCGCTGGATAGAGCGTGGTGTGCCGGTCGGCAAGGTTAAAGCGCTGCTTGATCAGGACAAAGCGCCTGAGCCGGGCGACTGGCGCGCACTACAAGAAGAGATGATGAGTACTTTACGGCAGGTTAACCCGCTAAAAGTGCGGGCGAAAATCAATGCCTTTTGCCATCTGCATCCCATTGATTCACTCATTGATCATGTCTTTGAACCTGTTCGCCAGACGCTGAGCCTGGATCAAAACACGGCGCGAGCCATGTGCAGCCTGCTCGATGGCATTTTGATTGAACATGCGGTCTCCAGTCTTAGCGAGTCCCGGGTTAAGGCTGGCAGAGATGCGCTGTTAATCGGCTGGGGTATCGTCGATCGCACCAGCCTGTGGCTGGAAGCCTGGCGGCTCTCACAGCGCGGCTGGCGTATCGATGTCTTTGCTGAACCGCTCGAATTGCCGCACCCGGAGTTTTTCCCGGGACAGCAGATCCTCGTGTGGGCGGGCCGGACGTTAACGGCGTTACAATCAGAACAACTTGAGCACTGGCAAAAACAGGGCTACGCCATTATGGCGCACGGGCTGGGCGAAGCCCGCTAA
- the yegQ gene encoding tRNA 5-hydroxyuridine modification protein YegQ — translation MFKPELLSPAGTLKNMRYAFAYGADAVYAGQPRYSLRVRNNEFNHENLQQGINEAHALGKKFYVVVNIAPHNAKLKTFIRDLQPVVEMGPDALIMSDPGLIMLVREHFPQMDIHLSVQANAVNWATVKFWKQMGLTRVILSRELSLEEIEEIRTQVPDMELEIFVHGALCMAYSGRCLLSGYINKRDPNQGTCTNACRWEYKVQEGKEDDVGNIVHKYEPIPVQTVEPTLGIGAPTDKVFMIEENQRPGEYMTAFEDEHGTYIMNSKDLRAIAHTERLTKMGVHSLKIEGRTKSYYYCARTAQVYRKAIDDAAAGKPFDTGLLDTLEGLAHRGYTEGFLRRHTHDDYQNYDYGHSLSERQQFVGEFTGERKGPLAAVAVKNKFLVGNNMELMTPQGNVNFTLEHMENGKGEAVSVAPGDGHTVWLPVPEDIALEYALLMRNFDGENSRTPYAK, via the coding sequence ATGTTTAAACCGGAACTTCTCTCCCCGGCGGGAACGCTGAAAAATATGCGTTACGCCTTCGCCTATGGCGCCGATGCCGTTTATGCGGGCCAGCCGCGTTACTCCCTGCGCGTGCGTAATAATGAATTCAACCACGAGAATCTGCAGCAGGGCATTAATGAAGCGCATGCCCTCGGCAAGAAATTCTATGTAGTGGTCAACATCGCCCCGCACAACGCCAAGCTGAAAACCTTTATCCGCGACCTGCAGCCGGTGGTAGAGATGGGGCCGGATGCCCTGATTATGTCGGATCCCGGCCTGATCATGCTGGTACGTGAACACTTCCCGCAGATGGATATTCATCTCTCCGTGCAGGCTAACGCCGTTAACTGGGCGACGGTGAAGTTCTGGAAACAGATGGGGCTGACCCGCGTTATTCTCTCCCGCGAACTGTCGCTTGAGGAGATCGAAGAGATTCGTACCCAGGTTCCCGATATGGAACTGGAGATCTTCGTCCACGGTGCACTGTGCATGGCCTACTCTGGCCGCTGCCTGCTCTCGGGCTATATCAATAAGCGCGACCCGAACCAGGGCACCTGTACTAACGCCTGCCGCTGGGAATATAAAGTCCAGGAAGGGAAAGAGGACGATGTCGGGAATATCGTACACAAATACGAACCGATTCCCGTACAGACCGTTGAGCCGACGCTGGGTATTGGCGCTCCGACGGATAAAGTGTTCATGATTGAAGAGAACCAGCGCCCGGGCGAGTACATGACCGCCTTTGAGGACGAGCATGGCACCTACATCATGAACTCCAAAGATCTGCGGGCCATCGCTCATACCGAACGGTTGACGAAAATGGGCGTGCACTCTCTGAAGATTGAAGGTCGCACCAAATCCTACTACTACTGTGCGCGTACCGCTCAGGTCTATCGTAAAGCGATAGACGATGCCGCAGCCGGCAAGCCATTCGACACTGGGTTACTGGATACGCTGGAAGGGCTGGCCCATCGCGGCTACACCGAAGGCTTCCTGCGTCGCCATACACACGACGATTATCAGAACTATGATTACGGCCACTCCCTTTCCGAGCGCCAGCAATTTGTTGGGGAATTTACCGGTGAGCGTAAAGGGCCGCTGGCGGCCGTCGCCGTGAAAAACAAATTCCTCGTGGGCAACAACATGGAACTGATGACGCCGCAGGGCAATGTTAACTTCACGCTGGAACATATGGAAAATGGCAAAGGCGAAGCCGTTTCCGTGGCGCCGGGCGATGGCCATACTGTCTGGTTGCCGGTCCCTGAAGATATCGCGCTGGAGTATGCGCTGCTGATGCGTAATTTCGACGGTGAAAACAGCCGTACGCCTTACGCGAAGTAA
- the ycgZ gene encoding regulatory protein YcgZ, translated as MRENGFVPNTANAITQYFNKASQPTQQEALGQIVVEILREGKVLNRKAICTKLLSRMEKASDFDEESRYQTLIGLLFDR; from the coding sequence ATGCGCGAGAACGGCTTTGTACCGAATACAGCGAATGCCATTACCCAATACTTCAACAAAGCAAGTCAGCCTACCCAACAAGAAGCGCTGGGACAAATTGTTGTCGAAATCCTGCGGGAGGGTAAAGTTCTTAACCGAAAAGCGATTTGCACAAAACTGCTTTCCCGGATGGAAAAGGCGTCTGATTTTGATGAGGAGAGTCGCTACCAAACTTTAATCGGCTTGCTCTTTGACCGTTAA
- a CDS encoding biofilm development regulator YmgB/AriR family protein yields MLQKSDFYDELPDPVLSSYFRNSGGLLAEEWALLESVMGAILDAKEPLTNKAIILRLIQQIESTQDVVKADIIRKTLEIIVDHTQDDL; encoded by the coding sequence ATGCTCCAGAAATCCGACTTTTATGATGAACTGCCCGATCCTGTCCTCTCCAGCTATTTTCGCAACTCCGGCGGTTTGCTGGCAGAAGAGTGGGCATTACTCGAATCTGTTATGGGTGCCATTCTGGATGCGAAGGAACCGCTGACCAACAAAGCGATTATCTTGCGCTTGATTCAACAAATTGAATCCACGCAGGACGTGGTAAAAGCCGATATTATCCGCAAGACGCTGGAAATTATTGTCGATCACACTCAGGACGACCTCTAA
- a CDS encoding anti-adapter protein iraM — protein sequence MYWVVENRMVCPATGTIFVHVLTVKNIRMIVWYKGDYFISVGSILVTGPFGIAVDGTLRELHILRVFPYKDALWSEFLAGTRCPGNSGALITHCKRRPFCAFSLCPWGARDC from the coding sequence ATGTATTGGGTCGTTGAAAACAGGATGGTCTGTCCTGCAACGGGAACGATTTTTGTTCATGTACTCACGGTAAAAAACATCAGGATGATAGTTTGGTATAAAGGCGATTATTTCATCAGCGTTGGTTCAATCCTCGTCACTGGCCCCTTTGGCATAGCCGTAGACGGCACCCTCAGAGAGCTACACATTCTTCGTGTATTCCCCTATAAAGACGCGCTTTGGTCTGAATTTCTCGCCGGGACCCGCTGCCCCGGCAACAGCGGCGCCCTGATAACCCACTGTAAACGGCGCCCGTTCTGCGCCTTTTCCCTCTGCCCCTGGGGGGCCCGGGACTGCTAA